A DNA window from Chryseobacterium sp. MEBOG06 contains the following coding sequences:
- a CDS encoding BtrH N-terminal domain-containing protein, which yields MKLNFEHHQTAHCENGVASNLLLNRGLKLSEPMIFGIGSGLFFVYLPFLKVNFAPGFSYRPMPGAIFSKAAKRLGIKIKREKFSNPQDAQKALERNLEQNVPTGLQVGVFNLTYFPEEYKFHFNAHNLVVYGKEDGKFLISDPVMDYTTSLTEAELEKVRYAKGALPPKGHMYYPVYIPENINLEEAIKKGIKDTCKNMLAPVPLIGVKAMRWVARSIPKWAEKKGTKVTNHYLGQLIRMQEEIGTGGGGFRFIYGAFLQEAAVILKNEELKELSKEITSIGDLWRDFAVDIARVYKNRNSKSNIYNELSKTMLHIADLEEAFYKKLRKAI from the coding sequence ATGAAATTAAACTTTGAACACCATCAGACTGCGCATTGCGAGAACGGTGTTGCTTCTAATCTTCTGCTTAACAGAGGCCTTAAACTGAGTGAACCTATGATCTTCGGGATCGGTTCAGGATTGTTTTTTGTCTACCTGCCTTTTTTAAAGGTGAATTTTGCTCCGGGCTTCAGCTATCGTCCGATGCCGGGTGCTATTTTCAGCAAAGCAGCAAAAAGATTAGGTATTAAAATCAAAAGAGAAAAGTTCTCAAATCCTCAGGATGCACAAAAAGCTCTTGAAAGAAATTTGGAACAAAATGTACCAACAGGACTTCAGGTAGGAGTTTTCAACCTTACCTACTTCCCTGAAGAATATAAATTCCACTTTAATGCCCACAATCTTGTTGTCTATGGGAAAGAAGATGGAAAATTCCTTATCAGTGACCCTGTAATGGACTACACTACTTCCCTTACAGAGGCTGAACTGGAAAAGGTAAGATATGCCAAAGGGGCACTTCCTCCAAAAGGGCATATGTATTATCCTGTTTACATTCCCGAAAATATCAATCTGGAAGAGGCCATCAAAAAAGGAATCAAAGACACCTGTAAAAATATGCTTGCTCCCGTACCGCTTATTGGAGTAAAAGCCATGAGATGGGTGGCCAGAAGTATTCCAAAATGGGCGGAAAAGAAAGGAACAAAAGTAACCAATCACTATCTGGGACAGCTTATCAGAATGCAGGAGGAAATCGGAACCGGCGGCGGCGGATTCAGATTTATCTATGGAGCATTCCTGCAGGAGGCTGCTGTAATTCTTAAAAATGAGGAATTAAAAGAATTGTCAAAAGAAATTACCTCAATTGGTGATCTTTGGAGAGACTTTGCTGTTGATATTGCAAGAGTGTATAAAAACAGAAATTCAAAAAGCAACATCTATAACGAACTTTCAAAAACGATGCTGCATATTGCAGACCTGGAAGAAGCTTTCTATAAAAAACTCAGAAAAGCGATCTGA
- a CDS encoding ABC transporter ATP-binding protein, with protein sequence MAENMIEIKNLYKKYKNSDEFSVNDISLNISNNEIYGILGPNGAGKTTFISMLSGLIKPTSGKFTINGLSPQKDGFKIRQIIGIVPQEYALYPTLTARENLMFFGSLYGLKHNQLKKTIDESLEIMGLSKFADKQVGQFSGGMKRRCNLIAGTLHNPKVLFLDEPTVGVDVQSKKVIIDFLLELNKNGTCIIYTSHHLSEAEEFCTKIAIIDRGRIHAIGTPEELVSQIANAENLEDVFISLTGKELRDVVV encoded by the coding sequence ATGGCGGAGAATATGATTGAAATCAAAAACCTATATAAAAAATACAAAAATTCTGATGAGTTTTCTGTAAATGATATTTCTTTAAATATCAGCAACAACGAAATCTATGGAATTCTTGGTCCTAACGGAGCTGGAAAAACAACCTTTATTTCTATGCTTTCAGGATTGATAAAGCCTACCTCAGGGAAATTTACCATCAACGGTTTATCTCCACAGAAAGATGGTTTTAAAATCAGACAGATTATTGGTATCGTCCCACAGGAATATGCACTTTACCCAACCCTTACGGCCAGAGAAAACCTGATGTTTTTCGGAAGTCTGTATGGCTTAAAGCATAACCAGCTAAAGAAAACAATCGATGAGTCTCTGGAAATTATGGGACTTTCAAAATTTGCAGACAAGCAGGTAGGACAGTTTTCAGGGGGAATGAAGAGGCGCTGTAACCTCATCGCCGGAACACTCCATAATCCTAAAGTCCTATTTCTGGATGAACCTACCGTAGGCGTAGACGTTCAATCCAAAAAAGTAATCATAGATTTCTTATTGGAACTTAATAAAAACGGAACGTGTATTATTTATACATCTCATCACCTGTCTGAGGCAGAAGAGTTCTGTACCAAGATTGCCATTATAGACAGGGGGAGAATTCATGCTATAGGAACACCTGAAGAGCTTGTTTCCCAGATTGCCAATGCAGAGAACCTTGAAGATGTTTTCATTTCATTAACCGGAAAAGAATTAAGAGATGTTGTTGTATAA